CTGTACATTTCTTTAGCAGCAGTGGCAGCACCAACCTCTTCAAGGCCTAACCCCCAGTAAAAACAAAGAGACATTTGTTGGCCAGGCTCCAATATCGCCTTTTTTAGCAAAGCATATGTCCAACTCTGATTTTCATCTTGTTGATATTGCAATATGTCTAATTCTGTATCAGTGATTGGCGCCAGGGCAAACAAAGGGGTTTCACCTACTAACTCCAAAATAATAGACTGATTCCATCCGCTCTCAAACACGGTGGGACGTGCGTTGATTTCCTTACTTTCGTTAATGGTATGTAAATTTCTATACCAACACCCTTCCAATCCGAACTCTATCGTTTGCTTTTCCGTACAATTCGTATTTGTGACTTGCAGCAGGTAGTAAAAACCCCGTTCACCTACCGGGGCACAGATCTCCCCTTTCCAGATTAAATAATCATGCTGACATATAAATTTGGGTATCCAGTAGGCTTCTCTCTCCCAATACAAAGACGAACTGATCCGTTGCCCGTCGACCCTTAACACAGGCTGCATGAGGGGGCAGTCTCCGGAATGCCCGGCAATCTCAATTAACCCCCTGTGCTTCATGCTGATAAAATTAATATTTTCAATCCTTCCATCTGTATAGAGTGTTGGAATGGAAACTTGCTCATTGCCGGTTGGAATGTAAATGTCAGTCATCCTCAGTTTCATTGCTGCCTCTCCCACCCTTTTTTTAAAAGTGAGAAGAAAGAAAAGAGAGTAACTTCCTCTTTTCCTTCTTCTTTAGTCTTCCATGCTTAATCCAGCAGCTCTTTTAATTTTTTCTCCGCATTAGCCAACGCTTCATCAGGCGTCTTTTGACCCAATTTGACTCGGTCCAGCTCCTCATCGATCATATCTGTCATTTCGCTCCAGCGTTCAATCACAGGAGGCACCACCAGTGTGTCTAAGGCTTCAAATACAATGTGTCTGCTTTCTGGAGGTGTTTGCTGCAGGTAGTCTTCAACCAATGACGGTTCACTGACGGCCGGCAATTCCCAAGCGGCATCAACACGAATTTGGGCCGCTTCCTGACTGGCACTCATAAATTTGATCCATTCCCAAGCGGCTTCAGGATGTTCGCTGTCTTTGGAGATGGCCAGACCGTTGGCAAAAAAGTGGTGCGCTTTCTGCGTGTTGCCAGGTTCCAATACTATATCCCAGTCAAACGGCGCATCTTTAAAGGAATCAAACATCCAAATACCGGTCCGCAACATGGCAATCTTTCCGGCTTTAAACAGGTCTCCGTCAGATTGGCCCGACATGTCTGCATCAGATGGCGTCACCTTATATTTGTGAATTTTGTCGATCATCCATTGCAAAGCTTCCACATTCTCGGGTGTATGCAAGGTGACCTCCGTTTTGTCCTCATTGAAAACGGCTCCCCCGTTCTGGGCAATGGTTTTATAAAATTCCCAAAACTGAACCGGAGCATAAGTCCCCCAGATCCCTTCTTCATGATTGGTCAGTTGTTGGGCAGCCTCCAATTCATCCGCCCAGGTCCAATCGGGTTGGGGATACTCTACACCCGCTTCATCAAACAGATCTTTGTTATAAAAGAGCACCACGTTGGAAAAACTCTCCACCATGCCGTATTGTTTTCCATTGTATTGAAACGCTTCATAGGCACGCTGGTTTAAAGAACCAGGATCAAATTCATGATCATTGGCAATTAATTCATCCAGCTCCAACAGGGCACCTTTGGCCGCGTAGCTGACAAAGTTTTCATAGTTTAGCTCAAAGGTATCCGGTGCATTTCCGCCAGCAATTTGGGTTTGCAAGCGGGTAAAATAATCCTGGAATGAAGCCATCTCATATTTAATCTTGATGTTGGGATGTTTAGCCTCAAATGCTTCAATCATCGCTTGCAAAGCTTGTTCATGGCCTTCACCCGGAGAAAAGGTGAAGTAGGTGATGGTGACTTGTTCATCAGCAGGTACATCTGAATCAGACGGTGTACTTGACTCTTGTGAGCCGCATCCAGCTATTAATCCGGCCAACAGAATGAGAATAGACAAACAGAAGACTATTTTTCTCAATGTGATTTCCCCCTTTTGGATAATAAACAATGAACCGCGTCCCATCTTATCCGACCAACATGTCTCTTTCCTGTCCCTGATCCACCACCCCCTGTTCAACAAAGTGACCATCCTTTTATTCTTTCAGCCCGCTTAAAGTAATACCGCGAATAAAGTATTTTTGGGCAAAGAGATAGACACTTAAAATCGGTATCACACTGATCACCACCCCTGCCATCATCAGGTTCCAGTCTGTCTCCCACCTGCCATGCAACATGGACAATCCCAACGGAAGTGTCATCATGTTACGGTCGCTAATAATAATGAGCGGCCACAAAAAGTTGTTCCAAGATTGCATAAAGGAAAAAACTGCAAGGGTGGCCAAGGCCGGTTTAGCTAGTGGAAGGATGATTTGCCAGTAAACTCTGAAATGGCTGGCCCCGTCTATAAAGGCCGCTTCTTCCAACGACTTGGGAATGGTCAGAAAGGATTGTCTGAGCAAAAAGGTGCCAAAGGCACTGAACACACCAGGAACAATCAGGGCTTGATACGTATCCAGCCAGCCCAGATATTTCATCAGAATAAATTGCGGAATCATCGTGACCTGCGTAGGAACCATCAAGGTAGCCAGGTAAAGGAGAAACAGCGTCTCCCGTCCTTTGAACTGGATTCGGGCGAACACATAGGCTGCCATGGAACACAGTAGCAGCTGTCCGACTGTCGTGAACACGGCAACAATGATGCTGTTCAGTAAAAACTTTTCCACTGGAAACACTTCGGCCACTCTGATGTAATTGTCCAGGCTTATCTCGTCCGGAATCCACTGTGGAGGAAGAACCATGGTTGCCCCTTTAGACTTTAAAGACGTGGAGATCATCCACAAGAATGGGACGATCATGATCATGGCGCCACTGACAATCAACAGATAGAACACCGCTTGTTTAATAATACTGACAATATCAATACTGGAAGTATGGGGCTTTTTATGCGTCTCTAGTGTGGTTTTACTTTCCATAATCAACCCACCTTTTTTGCCATCTCATTTGGATAAAGGTGACCACAAAGATCAGGGCAAACAACACCCAGGACAAAGCGGAAGCATAGCCCATTTGGAAATAACGGAAAGCGTGGTTGTATATTTCCTGAACCATCACCGTGGTTGCGCCTGCTGGTCCGCCTTCGGTCATTATCATCACCTGGTCAAAGACTTGAAAAGAATTGATTAACGAAATCACTAAAACGAAAAAGGTGGTCGGTGCGAGCAAAGGCAGCGTGACATACCTAAATTTTTGCCATCCATTAGCCCCATCAATGTCAGCCGCCTCGTAATAGTTTTCAGGAATTCCCTGTAATCCGGCTAAAAAGATCACCATCACAAAACCAATATCTTTCCACACACTGGTGATAATGATGCTGGGCATAGCCCAGGACGGGTCTTGCAGCCAGGCTGGGCCGTTGATACCGATCAGCGACAGAAAATAATTAACCAACCCGTACGATGGGTTAAACATCCATTTCCAGATGAGAGCCACTGCCACCCAAGACGTGATGACAGGCACAAAGTAGGCGGCCCGGAAAAACACCCTAAACCTTAACCGTCTATTAAGAAGAAGGGCCACGATTAAAGCCAGCACCATAACGGTCGGCAAATAACCCGCAATAAACAGTAAAGTGTTTGTAAGAGCATTAAAAAATGATGGGTCACGCAGCAAGTTTATATAATTGTCTACTCCAACGAATTGAGGTGGTGATAAAAGA
The Caldalkalibacillus uzonensis genome window above contains:
- a CDS encoding ABC transporter substrate-binding protein; translation: MRKIVFCLSILILLAGLIAGCGSQESSTPSDSDVPADEQVTITYFTFSPGEGHEQALQAMIEAFEAKHPNIKIKYEMASFQDYFTRLQTQIAGGNAPDTFELNYENFVSYAAKGALLELDELIANDHEFDPGSLNQRAYEAFQYNGKQYGMVESFSNVVLFYNKDLFDEAGVEYPQPDWTWADELEAAQQLTNHEEGIWGTYAPVQFWEFYKTIAQNGGAVFNEDKTEVTLHTPENVEALQWMIDKIHKYKVTPSDADMSGQSDGDLFKAGKIAMLRTGIWMFDSFKDAPFDWDIVLEPGNTQKAHHFFANGLAISKDSEHPEAAWEWIKFMSASQEAAQIRVDAAWELPAVSEPSLVEDYLQQTPPESRHIVFEALDTLVVPPVIERWSEMTDMIDEELDRVKLGQKTPDEALANAEKKLKELLD
- a CDS encoding carbohydrate ABC transporter permease → MIMIVPFLWMISTSLKSKGATMVLPPQWIPDEISLDNYIRVAEVFPVEKFLLNSIIVAVFTTVGQLLLCSMAAYVFARIQFKGRETLFLLYLATLMVPTQVTMIPQFILMKYLGWLDTYQALIVPGVFSAFGTFLLRQSFLTIPKSLEEAAFIDGASHFRVYWQIILPLAKPALATLAVFSFMQSWNNFLWPLIIISDRNMMTLPLGLSMLHGRWETDWNLMMAGVVISVIPILSVYLFAQKYFIRGITLSGLKE
- a CDS encoding carbohydrate ABC transporter permease — protein: MVGNTGWKKFAVISIFLLPNLAGFLFFIGIPIISSFVLSFTSWDLLSPPQFVGVDNYINLLRDPSFFNALTNTLLFIAGYLPTVMVLALIVALLLNRRLRFRVFFRAAYFVPVITSWVAVALIWKWMFNPSYGLVNYFLSLIGINGPAWLQDPSWAMPSIIITSVWKDIGFVMVIFLAGLQGIPENYYEAADIDGANGWQKFRYVTLPLLAPTTFFVLVISLINSFQVFDQVMIMTEGGPAGATTVMVQEIYNHAFRYFQMGYASALSWVLFALIFVVTFIQMRWQKRWVDYGK